The following coding sequences are from one Methanosarcina sp. WWM596 window:
- a CDS encoding BatD family protein: MKLKGIHKTVLFTFLILLTLGSTASARSTVYDGDIEEGEVYQLNNYVIEITDIFPEASTASYYVYEKDKEITNGLLNINESFEFDFEDSGKVQMRLKSVHSGGVLPRATVEISISNYNIGDLYASEVIESGRSEASFAGDPKLVIVKSIDKSEIEVGDTITVTVTAKTTGNDAATNVLFTDPKQEHFVLEEITYEVSTSIPKIEYGKSVPETLVYIYKLKATEAGTFDLKAVTATYTNSAGQTYQSSSNMPSITVSEGNKQSANVDTIMNVDLSSVERNEKITATIILRNNGSAPAQAVRLDIMIPEGMEYVGGDEGIETISGTPRIYIETLQPNNDKEFRYTLKAKEMGTYSINSELSYEYNNGVDTQNIKQKEEFSTSKISVKEGKFDFLLKNPLYIIIPAIILAVIGFQIYRRHREYRY, from the coding sequence GTGAAACTGAAAGGGATCCATAAAACTGTTTTATTTACATTTCTTATCCTGCTGACGCTTGGCAGCACAGCGTCAGCAAGATCCACAGTGTATGACGGCGACATTGAGGAAGGAGAGGTATATCAGCTTAACAATTACGTAATAGAAATTACCGATATCTTCCCTGAAGCCAGCACAGCCTCATACTATGTGTACGAAAAAGATAAGGAAATCACAAATGGCCTGCTGAATATAAACGAGAGCTTCGAGTTTGATTTTGAGGATTCCGGGAAAGTCCAGATGCGTCTGAAGTCCGTGCATAGCGGAGGAGTATTACCCAGAGCTACAGTTGAGATAAGCATATCAAACTACAACATAGGAGACCTCTATGCAAGCGAGGTTATTGAAAGCGGACGCTCGGAGGCAAGCTTCGCAGGGGACCCAAAACTTGTAATAGTCAAGAGTATCGATAAGTCCGAAATTGAGGTAGGAGACACCATAACTGTTACTGTAACTGCAAAAACTACCGGAAACGATGCTGCAACCAATGTGCTGTTTACGGACCCCAAGCAGGAACATTTTGTCCTGGAAGAAATTACTTACGAAGTTTCGACCAGTATACCGAAAATTGAGTATGGGAAATCAGTCCCTGAAACCCTGGTGTATATATATAAATTAAAAGCAACCGAGGCAGGAACCTTCGACCTCAAAGCTGTGACTGCTACATATACGAACAGTGCCGGCCAGACCTACCAATCTTCTTCCAACATGCCTTCTATTACCGTAAGTGAAGGAAATAAGCAGAGTGCGAATGTTGACACCATAATGAATGTTGATCTCTCATCTGTAGAAAGGAACGAAAAAATTACCGCAACCATAATCCTGAGGAATAACGGAAGTGCCCCCGCCCAGGCTGTCCGCCTTGATATTATGATTCCGGAAGGTATGGAATATGTGGGAGGAGACGAGGGGATTGAAACCATAAGCGGAACCCCAAGGATATACATTGAAACTCTGCAGCCCAATAACGACAAAGAGTTCAGGTACACTTTAAAAGCAAAAGAAATGGGAACTTACAGTATAAATTCAGAACTTTCATATGAGTACAATAACGGTGTAGATACCCAGAACATTAAGCAGAAAGAGGAGTTTTCAACTTCCAAAATCAGTGTAAAAGAAGGAAAGTTCGATTTTCTGTTAAAAAACCCTTTATACATCATAATTCCGGCAATCATACTTGCAGTCATTGGATTTCAGATATACAGGCGGCACAGGGAATACAGGTATTAA
- the nadC gene encoding carboxylating nicotinate-nucleotide diphosphorylase yields MLIREVESFIEEDLGYDDVSCTIIPDRPAEAIIFTKEDCTVAGLNEVASIFCYFGIQVETDLKDGDHLSKGDIIFRLRGGAVSILRAERLSLNFLGHLSGIATLTRTCVDIVREHSETTRIACTRKTTPGIRKFEKLAVAVGGGDPHRFNLSDAVMIKDNHIKLMGIEAAIKAARKTSFTRKIEVEVESTEDAILAVKLGVDIIMLDNMPPEAVKETLSLLEEKGLRKSVLVEASGGISPENLEGYAKTGVDIISMGSLIHKSRWIDISLEIINSEN; encoded by the coding sequence ATGCTTATCAGAGAAGTAGAAAGCTTCATAGAAGAAGACCTGGGGTACGATGATGTTTCATGCACTATTATTCCGGACAGGCCTGCAGAAGCCATCATTTTCACAAAAGAAGATTGTACGGTTGCCGGACTTAATGAGGTGGCATCAATATTTTGTTATTTTGGAATTCAGGTAGAAACTGATCTTAAAGATGGAGACCACCTCAGCAAAGGAGATATAATTTTTAGGCTAAGGGGAGGAGCTGTATCCATTCTCAGGGCAGAGCGCCTTAGCCTGAACTTCCTCGGGCACCTTAGCGGGATTGCAACCCTGACAAGGACCTGCGTGGATATCGTAAGAGAGCACTCAGAAACCACAAGGATCGCGTGTACAAGGAAAACCACCCCCGGAATAAGGAAATTCGAAAAGCTGGCTGTTGCTGTAGGGGGGGGAGACCCTCACAGATTTAACCTCTCGGATGCGGTTATGATTAAGGATAACCACATTAAACTCATGGGGATAGAAGCCGCAATCAAAGCAGCCCGAAAAACAAGTTTTACGCGGAAAATTGAGGTAGAGGTCGAGTCTACAGAAGATGCGATTCTTGCTGTGAAACTGGGAGTCGACATTATCATGCTTGATAATATGCCACCTGAGGCAGTCAAAGAGACTCTATCTTTACTTGAAGAAAAAGGACTCAGGAAATCGGTCCTTGTAGAAGCCTCAGGAGGAATTTCCCCCGAAAACCTTGAAGGTTATGCAAAAACAGGAGTAGATATAATATCAATGGGCTCCCTTATCCACAAATCAAGATGGATAGATATCAGCCTGGAAATCATCAACTCCGAAAACTGA
- a CDS encoding disaggregatase related repeat-containing protein — MKEKKRDETQRGYALIRILGLPMLVLLMLASVAGANPYAYITDSDDDKVSVIDTTTNTVTATVDVGDRPLGVTVTPDGSNVYVTNYGSNTVSVIDTATNTVTATVDVGDHPLGVAVTPDGSNVYVANYGDNTVSMIDTATNTVAATVDVGQSPWGVAVTPDGSNVYVTNIGSCSVSVIDTSMDTVVTTMEMGRSQPRGIAFTPDGSKAYMISSPGTEGSDAYVIDTATNTATYLDLGGMGEGPFGVAVTPDGSKVYITAGYTDTESDTLYVIDTATNNLITTVDVGDGPRGVAVTPDGSKVYAVSYDNMVSVVDTATNTVTTTVNVGNRPFALGQFICTIPAPFEIQITRITTSGSASNPHIYGDRIVWEDNRDGKNNIYTYDLSTKQETQISTSGTATYPAIYDNKIVWYDSRNGKCDVYMHDLSTKQETQVSTSGTAYASYPGPYVYTPAISGNRIVWEDYRNGQNIYMYDLSNSKETQITTSGSAFSPDIYGDRIVWVDGNDIYMGTVSEESKETVVSEIEVSDNLLREASPNKVYKSLTYIDIGGENSFRWRNVIRFNLSEYSSDTSIKNAALSLYWYYPEGSSRPEDTVIEVYRPASTWNPNYVSWNKRDKGIAWKNPGGDWYDKNGVLQGNSPYATITIKGSDIPNNRYYKLDVTDLVKEYTSGKYENTGFLIKARTESNNYIAFYSSDCGNESKEPKLQLVYS, encoded by the coding sequence ATGAAAGAAAAGAAACGTGATGAAACACAAAGAGGTTATGCTCTTATTAGAATATTAGGACTGCCGATGCTAGTGCTTTTAATGCTGGCAAGTGTTGCAGGCGCAAATCCATATGCATATATTACGGACTCCGACGATGATAAGGTATCTGTAATTGACACAACAACAAACACGGTTACAGCCACTGTGGATGTAGGAGATCGTCCTTTGGGAGTTACAGTCACTCCTGATGGATCAAATGTGTATGTGACGAACTACGGCAGCAATACTGTCTCTGTGATTGACACAGCAACAAACACGGTTACAGCCACTGTGGATGTAGGAGATCATCCTTTAGGAGTTGCAGTCACTCCTGATGGATCAAATGTATATGTGGCGAACTACGGCGACAATACTGTCTCTATGATTGACACAGCAACAAACACGGTTGCAGCTACTGTGGATGTGGGACAAAGCCCCTGGGGAGTTGCAGTTACTCCTGACGGATCAAATGTGTATGTGACAAATATAGGCAGCTGTTCTGTTTCTGTGATTGACACGAGCATGGATACTGTTGTAACTACAATGGAAATGGGAAGAAGTCAACCTCGTGGAATTGCATTCACTCCTGATGGATCAAAGGCATATATGATATCCAGTCCTGGAACTGAGGGCTCCGATGCCTATGTAATTGACACCGCCACAAACACGGCTACATATTTAGATTTAGGAGGTATGGGAGAAGGTCCTTTTGGAGTCGCAGTCACTCCTGATGGATCAAAAGTATATATAACAGCCGGATATACTGATACTGAATCCGACACTCTATATGTAATTGACACTGCAACAAACAATCTTATAACCACGGTGGATGTAGGAGACGGTCCTCGTGGAGTTGCAGTCACTCCTGATGGATCAAAGGTATATGCAGTGAGCTATGATAACATGGTCTCTGTGGTTGACACAGCTACAAACACTGTTACAACCACGGTGAACGTAGGCAACCGTCCTTTTGCCTTAGGGCAGTTTATATGTACTATCCCAGCTCCTTTCGAAATTCAGATAACCCGAATCACCACAAGTGGATCAGCATCTAATCCTCATATTTACGGCGATAGAATTGTGTGGGAAGATAACCGCGATGGAAAAAATAATATCTACACGTATGACCTTTCCACAAAACAGGAAACTCAGATATCCACAAGTGGAACAGCAACTTATCCTGCAATTTATGATAATAAGATAGTGTGGTATGATAGCCGTAATGGGAAGTGCGATGTCTACATGCATGACCTTTCCACTAAACAGGAAACTCAGGTATCCACGAGTGGAACAGCATATGCTTCTTATCCTGGTCCCTATGTCTATACTCCTGCAATATCTGGTAACAGGATAGTGTGGGAGGATTATCGCAATGGACAGAATATCTACATGTACGACCTTTCCAATTCCAAAGAAACTCAGATCACCACCAGTGGCTCAGCGTTCAGTCCTGATATCTACGGTGACAGGATAGTTTGGGTTGATGGTAATGATATTTACATGGGTACTGTCTCAGAAGAGTCTAAGGAAACTGTAGTTTCCGAAATAGAAGTATCTGACAACCTTTTGCGTGAAGCTTCTCCTAACAAAGTCTACAAGAGTTTAACCTATATTGACATCGGTGGAGAAAATAGCTTCAGGTGGAGGAATGTAATAAGATTTAACCTGAGCGAATACAGCAGTGATACTTCTATCAAAAATGCAGCCCTTTCACTCTACTGGTATTATCCAGAAGGAAGTTCAAGACCTGAAGATACCGTAATTGAAGTTTACAGACCTGCTTCTACCTGGAACCCCAACTATGTGAGCTGGAATAAAAGGGACAAAGGCATTGCATGGAAAAATCCCGGAGGAGACTGGTATGATAAAAATGGTGTTTTGCAGGGTAACAGTCCATATGCTACAATAACTATTAAGGGAAGTGATATTCCTAACAACAGGTATTACAAACTGGATGTAACCGATCTCGTAAAAGAGTACACCAGTGGAAAGTATGAAAACACGGGATTTCTGATAAAAGCCCGCACAGAGAGCAATAACTATATTGCATTCTATAGCAGTGACTGCGGAAACGAAAGTAAGGAACCAAAACTTCAACTTGTATACAGCTAA
- a CDS encoding aspartate dehydrogenase yields the protein MLKIGIVGCGFIGGQICRAIDNGEVNAELYALCDSSENKVLDLSASLNKCRPAYMEIEELIRSVDLVIESASQNAVRFIVPQALKAGCDVMVLSVGALADEELRVALFGLAEQHNCRLYFPSGAVVGIDGLNSASADGISSVTLTTRKPPSGLGGAPYVVEHGIELEKLEKETVLFEGTASEAVKAFPANVNVAATISLAGVGFEQTRVRVIADPSLSRNVHEITVEGEFGKFSTRVENLPSPENPKTSYLAALSAVSTLKKILNPVQVGT from the coding sequence ATACTGAAAATCGGAATTGTTGGTTGCGGATTCATTGGTGGGCAGATTTGCAGGGCAATTGATAACGGAGAGGTTAATGCAGAGCTGTACGCCCTCTGTGACTCTTCGGAAAACAAGGTACTTGACCTTTCAGCTTCCCTGAATAAATGCAGGCCTGCATATATGGAGATTGAAGAACTCATACGCAGTGTGGACCTTGTTATAGAAAGCGCCTCCCAGAATGCTGTCAGATTCATTGTACCCCAGGCCCTTAAGGCAGGATGTGATGTGATGGTCCTGAGCGTGGGCGCTCTTGCAGATGAAGAACTGAGGGTAGCTCTTTTCGGGCTTGCAGAACAGCACAACTGCAGGCTTTATTTCCCTTCGGGAGCAGTTGTCGGCATTGATGGGTTAAACTCAGCATCTGCGGATGGAATTTCCTCGGTCACTCTGACCACCAGGAAACCTCCTTCAGGACTCGGGGGAGCTCCTTATGTTGTGGAACACGGTATAGAACTTGAAAAACTAGAAAAAGAAACCGTACTTTTTGAAGGGACTGCTTCAGAAGCCGTAAAAGCCTTTCCTGCAAACGTTAACGTGGCAGCTACGATAAGCCTTGCAGGCGTAGGTTTTGAGCAGACCAGGGTAAGAGTCATAGCTGACCCTTCTCTTTCCAGAAATGTGCATGAGATCACCGTAGAAGGAGAATTCGGAAAGTTTAGTACAAGAGTGGAAAATCTTCCTTCCCCGGAAAATCCAAAAACAAGTTATCTTGCAGCCCTTTCTGCAGTTTCGACTCTGAAAAAAATTCTGAATCCTGTCCAGGTCGGGACCTGA
- the nadA gene encoding quinolinate synthase NadA encodes MHQADLIKRIQELKLKRNAVILSHYYSRSEVQDIADFVGDSLALSQEAVRQDADVIVFCGVHFMGESAAILSPKKTVLLPEIDATCTMADMVDVEGLKRLKEKHPDAPVVSYVNTSAVIKAESYICCTSANAVEVVNSLDAEEVIFVPDKNLAAYVASLTDKKVIPWEGHCPTHHQVLKEDVLKMKEKHPLAKFIAHPECRPDVLELADHVASTRGMILYAKNSPEQEFIIGTECGLIHGLRKAAPKKTYYCVSEFACCPSMKMVNLENVLESLEKMQHVVTVPEDVRIRAKEALDRMLAVKIK; translated from the coding sequence ATGCATCAAGCAGACCTTATAAAAAGGATCCAGGAATTGAAATTAAAAAGAAACGCAGTAATTCTTTCTCACTATTACTCTCGCTCTGAAGTCCAGGACATTGCGGACTTCGTAGGGGATTCCCTTGCCCTGAGCCAGGAAGCTGTCCGCCAGGACGCAGATGTTATCGTGTTTTGCGGCGTTCATTTTATGGGAGAAAGCGCTGCAATCCTTTCTCCTAAAAAGACGGTCCTGTTGCCGGAAATTGATGCTACCTGCACGATGGCAGATATGGTAGATGTGGAAGGCCTTAAAAGACTGAAAGAAAAGCACCCTGACGCCCCGGTTGTCTCCTATGTAAACACTTCGGCTGTAATCAAGGCAGAATCCTATATCTGCTGTACCTCTGCCAACGCTGTAGAAGTGGTAAACTCCCTGGATGCCGAAGAGGTTATTTTTGTTCCTGACAAAAACCTGGCAGCCTACGTTGCATCCCTGACCGACAAAAAGGTTATTCCCTGGGAAGGGCACTGCCCCACGCACCACCAGGTCCTGAAGGAAGATGTCCTGAAGATGAAAGAAAAGCATCCTCTTGCCAAATTCATCGCTCATCCCGAGTGTCGCCCTGATGTCCTGGAACTTGCAGATCACGTGGCAAGCACGCGGGGGATGATTCTGTACGCGAAAAACTCTCCTGAACAGGAGTTCATCATAGGCACCGAGTGCGGGCTCATCCACGGGCTCCGTAAGGCAGCTCCGAAAAAAACTTATTACTGCGTCTCTGAATTCGCCTGCTGTCCCAGCATGAAAATGGTCAATCTTGAAAATGTACTGGAGTCTCTTGAAAAGATGCAACATGTAGTAACTGTTCCCGAAGATGTTCGGATCAGGGCAAAGGAGGCTCTTGACCGGATGCTTGCGGTAAAAATAAAATAA
- a CDS encoding HEAT repeat domain-containing protein encodes MSEKTIDPLIEALDPFIEALFGENNGDRWGAAEASGRIKVEKTVNPLINAFIDCDDFTRLAAARVLSRIKPEKTIESLINTFYDWNRFVNVEAARALSEICTKSDKAQLQVLLASKINLQQISLLRTWRALKPKNNQNPDFSRKLEF; translated from the coding sequence ATGTCTGAAAAAACCATTGACCCGCTTATTGAGGCACTGGATCCGTTTATTGAGGCACTGTTTGGTGAAAACAATGGCGACAGATGGGGTGCAGCCGAAGCCTCTGGGCGGATTAAAGTCGAAAAAACAGTCAACCCTCTAATCAATGCTTTTATCGACTGTGACGATTTCACAAGGTTGGCGGCGGCAAGGGTTCTGAGCAGGATAAAACCGGAAAAAACAATCGAATCCCTTATCAACACTTTTTATGATTGGAACCGTTTCGTAAATGTAGAGGCTGCACGTGCACTCAGTGAAATCTGTACGAAATCCGATAAAGCACAGCTGCAGGTTTTACTTGCCTCGAAAATAAATTTGCAGCAAATCTCGCTTTTGAGGACTTGGAGAGCTTTGAAACCGAAGAATAATCAAAATCCAGATTTTTCAAGGAAATTAGAATTCTGA
- the mtaA gene encoding methylcobamide:CoM methyltransferase MtaA yields the protein MVKNLRKNFLNALQGRPVDRVPVCSVTQTGTVELMDLTGAAWPIAHSDPEKMAALALAGHEIAGLEAVRYPYCLTMLAEAMGCNVRMGTKDIQPSVLSHPFSEGPEKLEVPEALLEKGRIPTALKATEILATRTEGKTGKEEIPLIAGMEGPLTVLIHLTEVKNYLIWTIRKPDYVNAFMETCTEICIEYANSLFDHGADALSMPDGGIVGSRMMPPSVLENTVKPFYKRLCKKTNGPVILHICGDAGDSLKTLSECGFEAISTEEKVSIKAAKEAIGGRTRLIGNVSPSRTLLFGTPDAVKEEAKQCLSAGVDILAPGCGIAPRTPLANMRALVEARDEWYEEKE from the coding sequence ATGGTAAAGAATCTCAGGAAAAACTTTCTTAACGCGCTTCAGGGCAGGCCGGTTGACAGAGTCCCAGTTTGCTCCGTGACCCAGACCGGAACTGTAGAACTTATGGACCTGACCGGTGCCGCCTGGCCAATCGCTCATTCGGACCCGGAAAAGATGGCAGCTCTTGCCCTTGCAGGTCACGAGATTGCGGGCCTTGAAGCCGTACGTTATCCCTATTGTTTGACCATGCTTGCCGAAGCCATGGGCTGCAATGTGCGGATGGGCACAAAAGATATCCAGCCCTCGGTCCTGTCCCATCCCTTCTCCGAAGGTCCGGAAAAACTGGAAGTCCCTGAAGCCCTTCTCGAAAAGGGAAGAATCCCCACCGCTCTCAAAGCAACGGAAATCCTGGCAACCCGGACCGAAGGAAAAACCGGGAAAGAAGAAATCCCCCTGATCGCAGGTATGGAAGGACCACTTACTGTTTTAATCCACCTTACAGAAGTCAAAAACTACCTGATCTGGACTATAAGAAAACCCGACTACGTCAATGCTTTCATGGAAACCTGCACCGAAATCTGCATAGAATACGCAAACTCCCTCTTCGACCACGGCGCGGACGCCCTCTCTATGCCCGACGGCGGGATAGTCGGCTCAAGGATGATGCCCCCTTCGGTTCTGGAAAACACTGTCAAACCCTTCTACAAACGCCTCTGCAAAAAAACAAACGGCCCCGTAATCCTTCACATCTGCGGCGATGCAGGAGATTCCCTGAAAACTCTTTCAGAATGCGGTTTTGAAGCCATAAGTACTGAAGAAAAAGTCAGCATAAAAGCCGCAAAAGAAGCCATCGGCGGCAGGACAAGGTTAATCGGAAACGTATCCCCCTCAAGGACTCTGCTCTTCGGGACCCCGGACGCCGTGAAAGAAGAGGCAAAACAGTGTCTCTCAGCTGGCGTGGATATCCTTGCCCCGGGCTGCGGGATTGCTCCGAGAACTCCGCTTGCAAATATGAGGGCGCTTGTGGAGGCGAGGGATGAGTGGTATGAGGAAAAGGAATGA
- a CDS encoding ATPase of the PP-loop superfamily implicated in cell cycle control, producing MTDNEYLKRCSMCILPETTPNITFDKDGVCNFCHSHVKVQYEGESKLRELLHSYRKDSSKYDCVVGISGGRDSSYTLLKLVKDYNLKVLAVNYDNPFTDPQAKANIENAVEALNVDVVSFKLKNNIHEKTFKHNFTSWLRKPSPAAIPMMCIACKLILPNVIKYAKKYDAGCVITGGNPYEYISFKRELLNVSTDENYMNLLTKSFGIKGFGGIANEMLKNPFYCHPMCIPTMISGFLYGNPYSLGPRFLSPNIKFIDIFHYIPWQEEEVLSRIKQELNWESPKRFSSSWRFDCIVSHLKDFMYMKTLNMTEKDDFYSKMVREGLITREEALTRLKDENKLHMNEIQKLLDNTGITEISYLKRDKEEIIRKELLAE from the coding sequence ATGACAGATAATGAATACTTGAAAAGATGTAGCATGTGTATACTACCCGAAACAACACCAAATATTACTTTTGATAAAGATGGTGTTTGTAATTTTTGCCATTCTCATGTAAAAGTCCAGTATGAAGGGGAATCAAAACTTAGAGAATTACTGCACTCGTACCGCAAAGATAGCAGCAAATATGATTGTGTTGTAGGAATCAGTGGCGGAAGGGATAGCAGTTATACACTCCTTAAACTTGTAAAAGATTACAATCTAAAAGTTCTGGCAGTTAATTACGATAATCCATTTACTGATCCCCAGGCTAAAGCCAATATTGAAAATGCTGTAGAAGCGCTAAACGTTGATGTTGTTAGTTTCAAATTGAAGAATAATATTCATGAAAAAACATTTAAACATAATTTTACTTCATGGCTCCGCAAACCATCTCCTGCAGCTATACCTATGATGTGTATTGCCTGTAAATTGATTCTTCCAAATGTGATTAAGTACGCAAAAAAGTATGATGCGGGATGTGTAATAACAGGAGGTAATCCATATGAGTACATATCTTTTAAAAGGGAATTACTGAATGTTTCAACAGATGAAAATTACATGAATCTCTTAACAAAAAGTTTTGGCATAAAAGGATTTGGAGGAATTGCGAATGAGATGTTAAAAAATCCTTTTTATTGCCATCCGATGTGCATTCCCACTATGATATCAGGATTTTTGTACGGAAATCCTTACAGTTTAGGACCCAGGTTTTTGTCCCCGAATATTAAGTTTATAGACATATTTCACTACATTCCCTGGCAAGAAGAGGAAGTTTTGTCAAGAATAAAGCAGGAATTGAACTGGGAAAGCCCGAAACGATTCAGTTCATCCTGGAGATTTGACTGCATTGTAAGTCATTTAAAAGATTTTATGTACATGAAAACTCTCAACATGACCGAAAAAGATGATTTTTATTCCAAAATGGTGAGAGAAGGTTTAATTACTCGTGAAGAAGCGCTAACAAGGCTAAAAGATGAAAATAAATTACATATGAATGAAATACAGAAACTACTTGATAATACCGGAATCACCGAAATTTCTTACTTAAAAAGGGATAAAGAGGAGATAATTCGAAAGGAATTACTGGCTGAATAA
- a CDS encoding cupin domain-containing protein, with the protein MQLITKYKKIEPYPTKDGSIIRELMHPAVHGNSNQSLAEATVPAGGTTLLHKHRLSEEIYHITKGSGIMTLGSEEFEVRKGDSICIGPGTPHRIQNTGKEPLKILCCCTPAYSHEDTELVELP; encoded by the coding sequence ATGCAGCTAATAACCAAATACAAAAAAATCGAACCCTACCCCACAAAAGACGGCTCGATAATCCGCGAACTCATGCACCCCGCAGTCCACGGCAACTCAAACCAGAGCCTTGCCGAAGCCACCGTACCTGCCGGAGGGACAACTCTCCTCCACAAACACAGGCTAAGCGAAGAAATCTATCACATCACCAAAGGCAGTGGGATAATGACTCTCGGCTCTGAAGAATTTGAAGTCCGAAAAGGAGATTCCATCTGTATTGGTCCCGGAACTCCGCACAGGATCCAAAACACCGGAAAAGAGCCATTAAAGATTCTTTGCTGTTGTACGCCGGCTTATTCGCACGAGGATACGGAATTGGTGGAGTTGCCTTAA
- a CDS encoding transposase — translation MPEGINGEFGPGIRSAVIALHHISNVSEPKIHEFLENVGVCISRATISRMLTKNIDNFHEEKADIFQAGLKSTTYQQIDDTSARVNGENWYTQILCNPHYTAYFTVLHKDRETILDILLCGMEKKYCLNEEEFDLMETFNVAKIWQQKLSDYKNKVFSDEEMHQILALLLSPDRNKNIKKRILEACAIASYHQMTNIPVVTTFLSDDAPQFKQLTYHHALCWIHNGRHYKKLHTTVPYYQEKVKAFLNKYWDYYVKLCEFRKNPNSDVAKQLSAEFDRLFSTETNYPPLDDRISKTKEKKESLLMVLNFPEIPLHNKGAELGARAKVRKRDVSLQSATDEGTRANNTFMTIVQTARKLSVSAYDYILDRVSNRCEMISLAQLIREKSALN, via the coding sequence TTGCCAGAAGGTATAAACGGTGAATTTGGTCCTGGAATTAGATCTGCTGTAATTGCTCTGCACCATATCTCTAATGTTTCAGAACCCAAAATACATGAATTCTTGGAAAATGTCGGTGTTTGCATATCCAGAGCTACAATTTCTCGGATGCTGACAAAAAATATTGATAACTTCCATGAAGAGAAGGCTGATATTTTTCAGGCAGGTCTCAAATCCACAACTTATCAGCAGATTGATGACACAAGTGCCAGAGTCAATGGGGAAAATTGGTATACCCAGATCCTTTGCAATCCTCATTACACTGCTTATTTTACAGTACTCCATAAGGATCGGGAAACAATTTTAGATATACTCTTGTGTGGAATGGAAAAAAAGTACTGCCTTAACGAAGAAGAATTTGATCTGATGGAAACGTTCAATGTAGCAAAAATATGGCAGCAAAAACTCTCTGATTACAAGAATAAGGTATTCAGTGATGAAGAAATGCATCAAATACTGGCTCTTCTATTATCACCAGATAGAAATAAAAATATTAAGAAAAGAATTCTTGAAGCTTGTGCAATTGCTTCATATCATCAGATGACAAACATACCTGTGGTTACCACCTTTTTAAGTGATGATGCTCCTCAATTCAAGCAGCTTACATACCATCATGCTCTTTGCTGGATTCATAATGGAAGGCATTACAAAAAGTTACATACGACAGTACCTTATTATCAGGAAAAGGTGAAAGCGTTCCTGAATAAGTACTGGGATTATTATGTTAAACTCTGTGAGTTTAGGAAAAACCCAAATTCAGACGTAGCGAAGCAATTGTCTGCTGAGTTTGATCGATTGTTTTCAACCGAAACAAATTATCCTCCACTCGATGATAGAATCAGTAAAACAAAAGAGAAAAAGGAAAGTCTATTAATGGTACTAAATTTTCCAGAAATTCCATTGCATAACAAGGGAGCAGAGTTAGGAGCAAGAGCAAAGGTCAGGAAAAGAGATGTCAGCCTCCAATCCGCGACCGATGAAGGAACAAGAGCAAACAATACATTCATGACGATTGTTCAGACAGCAAGGAAACTGAGCGTGAGTGCATATGATTACATCTTGGATAGAGTAAGCAATAGGTGTGAGATGATATCTCTGGCTCAACTCATCCGAGAAAAAAGTGCACTGAATTGA
- a CDS encoding non-histone chromosomal MC1 family protein: MSDTRNFVLRDEEGNEHGVFTGKQPRQAALKAANRGTGTKSKPDIIRLRERGTKKVHVFKAWKQNVEAPKNRPAWMPAKISKPFVKKEKIEKIE, translated from the coding sequence ATGTCTGACACAAGAAATTTTGTATTACGAGATGAAGAAGGCAATGAGCACGGTGTTTTCACAGGAAAACAGCCTCGGCAAGCTGCCCTTAAAGCTGCAAACAGGGGCACCGGAACCAAATCAAAACCAGATATTATCCGACTCAGGGAGCGCGGGACAAAGAAAGTTCATGTTTTCAAAGCATGGAAGCAAAATGTCGAAGCCCCAAAAAACAGGCCTGCCTGGATGCCAGCAAAAATCAGTAAGCCTTTTGTCAAGAAAGAGAAAATAGAAAAAATCGAGTAA